One genomic segment of Hordeum vulgare subsp. vulgare chromosome 2H, MorexV3_pseudomolecules_assembly, whole genome shotgun sequence includes these proteins:
- the LOC123428217 gene encoding linoleate 9S-lipoxygenase-like produces MPMQIHYSPRPCARGPHAPSATATGAPPGWTTTVLRPAGALERRDGRRPMLVPSAARSQLKILHPNTSHSHGATTATRAVAGSDVQTSPTATSSRVQGKLLLQSSDSPNSPLRLSLQLVSATVPGSDGRGVRGEVAALDAVISSGETELDVELLWDEALGAPGALLVTNNSDFPVYLQLLSLSSPDVHFLCNGWVYPVDKHPYRLFFTNDAYVKEKTPAALLKDREDELRLLRGEGLPADKPLQKWERVYDYALYNDLGNPDLRKDLARPVLGGSKEYPYPRRTRTSRPPSKADPASETRASMEEAIYIPCDERTGPVASLPIFPKLDGHFGSLADVHGLFDTNAKPFPFPVPQVISANRTGWRTDEEFARQTLAGANPLSIELVTEFPLTSKLDRAVYGDQDSKITKEHIQKNLGNMNVEQAIEAGRLYTVDHHDWVMPYLKRINELPGTDEKGEISQRKSYATRTLLFLQDDSTLKPLAIELSSPHPEDERLGATSTVYTPSDELKAGGDTFTTWELAKAHVASNDTCKNNYVLHWLRTHATMEPVVIAANRQLSVLHPIHRLLKPHFRNTLNTNSTARHIAIGAGDQRQSGDLFRNMHEVNYFSGKYGMEMSSKAYSSYNFTQLAFPNELVKRGMARGDPKYPEELELLIKDYPYAVDGLEIWTAIKKWVTDYCMIYYADGDSAVAGDSELQAWWSEVRDVGHGDLSDAPWWPAMDCLDDLVETCATIIWLGSAYHSAVSFGQYAYNGFVPNRPTITSREMPADAGAVVTEAEFLGSITPRTEAFGIMALTMKPPVKPGEPLMGERPDTERWTNEQRAAKALLEFNAKLDAVAEAVKKRNADTTLRNRNGPVEVPYTLLAPRADPTAPHVGGIPNSIAV; encoded by the exons ATGCCGATGCAGATCCATTACAGCCCACGTCCGTGTGCCCGCGGCCCGCATGCTCCGTCTGCCACGGCCACTGGGGCGCCGCCCGGATGGACCACGACGGTGCTCCGTCCTGCAGGGGCGCTGGAGCGCCGGGATGGACGAAGGCCAATGCTCGTTCCTTCAGCGGCTCGCTCGCAGCTGAAAATCTTGCACCCGAACACAAGCCATAGCCATGGCGCCACCACGGCCACGCGTGCGGTTGCCGGCTCCGACGTCCAGACCTCGCCCACCGCCACTAGCTCTCGTGTCCAGGGCAAGCTGCTGCTGCAGAGCTCGGACTCGCCCAACAGCCCGCTCAGGCTCTCCCTCCAGCTCGTCAGCGCCACTGTCCCCG GGAGCGACGGGCGCGGCGTGAGAGGGGAGGTGGCAGCGCTGGACGCCGTCATATCGAGCGGTGAGACGGAGCTCGACGTGGAGCTGCTGTGGGACGAGGCCCTGGGCGCGCCCGGCGCACTACTGGTGACAAACAACTCCGACTTCCCCGTGTACCTGCAGCTGCTGAGCCTGAGCTCGCCGGACGTCCACTTCCTCTGCAACGGATGGGTCTACCCCGTCGATAAGCACCCGTACCGCCTCTTTTTCACCAACGAC GCGTACGTGAAGGAGAAGACGCCGGCGGCGCTGCTCAAGGACAGAGAAGACGAGCTCCGTCTGCTCCGGGGAGAGGGCTTGCCGGCCGACAAGCCGCTGCAGAAATGGGAGCGCGTGTACGACTACGCGTTGTACAACGATCTGGGAAACCCGGACCTGCGCAAGGACCTGGCGCGCCCGGTGCTGGGAGGCTCCAAGGAGTACCCGTACCCTCGCCGGACCAGGACCAGCCGGCCTCCGAGCAAGGCAGATCCGGCGAGCGAGACGAGGGCGTCAATGGAGGAAGCGATCTACATCCCGTGCGACGAGCGTACCGGCCCTGTGGCCTCGTTACCCATATTTCCCAAACTGGACGGTCACTTCGGGTCGCTGGCGGATGTCCACGGCCTCTTCGACACCAACGCCAAGCCCTTCCCATTCCCCGTCCCACAGGTCATCTCAG CGAATCGAACAGGTTGGCGGACGGATGAAGAGTTCGCCAGGCAGACACTCGCAGGGGCAAATCCCCTGTCCATCGAGCTTGTCACCGAGTTCCCACTCACGAGCAAGCTTGACCGGGCTGTGTATGGTGACCAAGACAGCAAGATAACCAAAGAGCACATTCAGAAGAACTTGGGAAACATGAATGTGGAGCAG GCAATAGAAGCGGGCAGGCTGTACACCGTGGATCACCACGATTGGGTGATGCCGTACCTGAAGCGCATCAACGAACTGCCGGGCACCGATGAGAAGGGCGAGATCTCTCAGAGGAAGTCGTATGCGACAAGGACGCTTTTGTTCTTGCAAGACGACTCGACACTCAAGCCGCTGGCGATCGAGCTCAGCTCGCCGCACCCAGAGGATGAGCGCCTCGGCGCCACCAGCACTGTGTATACTCCGTCGGACGAACTCAAAGCCGGCGGTGATACCTTCACCACGTGGGAACTCGCCAAGGCCCACGTAGCTTCCAACGACACCTGCAAGAACAACTATGTCCTCCACTG GCTGAGGACGCACGCGACGATGGAGCCGGTGGTGATCGCGGCGAACCGGCAGTTGAGCGTGCTGCACCCAATCCACAGGCTCCTCAAGCCGCATTTCCGGAATACTTTGAACACAAACTCCACGGCGCGACACATCGCCATCGGCGCCGGCGATCAGCGGCAGAGCGGTGACTTATTCCGCAACATGCACGAGGTCAACTACTTCTCTGGCAAGTACGGCATGGAGATGTCCTCCAAGGCATACAGTTCATATAACTTCACCCAGCTCGCTTTCCCCAACGAACTCGTCAAGCG AGGTATGGCGCGGGGCGATCCGAAGTAccctgaggagctggagctgctgATAAAGGACTACCCGTACGCAGTGGACGGGCTGGAGATCTGGACGGCCATCAAGAAATGGGTCACCGATTACTGCATGATATACTACGCCGACGGAGACAGCGCGGTAGCGGGCGACAGCGAGCTGCAGGCATGGTGGAGTGAGGTGAGGGACGTGGGCCACGGCGACCTGAGCGACGCGCCGTGGTGGCCGGCCATGGACTGCCTCGACGAcctcgtcgagacctgcgccaccATCATTTGGCTCGGATCGGCTTACCACTCGGCCGTCAGCTTCGGGCAGTACGCGTACAATGGCTTCGTCCCGAACCGCCCAACCATCACCTCCAGGGAGATGCCGGCCGACGCCGGGGCGGTGGTGACCGAGGCCGAATTCCTCGGCAGCATCACGCCGAGGACCGAGGCCTTCGGCATCATGGCGCTCACCATGAAACCGCCGGTGAAGCCGGGAGAGCCGCTCATGGGGGAGCGGCCCGACACGGAACGGTGGACGAACGAGCAGCGGGCGGCCAAGGCGCTACTCGAGTTCAACGCGAAGCTCGACGCCGTCGCGGAAGCTGTCAAGAAGAGGAACGCCGACACCACGCTGAGGAACCGGAACGGGCCCGTGGAGGTGCCGTACACGCTGCTCGCGCCGAGGGCGGACCCTACGGCACCACACGTCGGTGGGATTCCAAACAGCATCGCCGTCTGA
- the LOC123428877 gene encoding uncharacterized protein LOC123428877, with amino-acid sequence MSQSSSDEFEDDIIDPAEVFSLEDYLAQQNILNNFAAQIATNIHDALAAPSTRRRSAPRTYIDRKREFYNQLLIADYFSDNPTYPDYYFRRRFRMGKPLFLRIVQALGEWSPYFTQRVDALGRPSLSPLQKCIAAMHMLVYGVPADKTDDHIRLGATTALMCLENFAKGVIAKFGGEYLCRPTVEDIQRLLEIGEARGFPGMLGSIDCMHWEWKNCPVGWKGQFTRGDYGVPTIILEAVASHDLWIWHAFFGVPGSNNDINVLNQSPLFTQTLQGDAPRVDYYVNEQQYKNGYYLVDGIYPEWAVFVKTIRLPQTEKDKLFAKKQEGARKDVERAFGVLQQRFKIVAEPSRLWDQVDICNIMKACVIMHNMILEDEKGVELPFDLNEGLGSSTALPPTAISGATPLFADVVRRDVEIRDRAMHNQLKQDLVEHIWKKLSEDTNN; translated from the coding sequence ATGTCACAATCGAGTTCTGATGAGTTCGAAGATGACATCATTGACCCGGCAGAAGTGTTCTCGCTAGAAGATTACTTGGCACAACAGAATATTCTCAACAACTTTGCTGCACAAATAGCTACCAATATTCATGATGCACTAGCAGCTCCAAGTACTAGGCGTCGGTCAGCCCCTAGGACATATATTGACAGGAAGAGAGAATTTTACAACCAACTTCTCATAGCAGATTACTTCTCTGATAATCCTACCTATCCCGATTACTACTTTCGTAGAAGGTTCCGCATGGGAAAGCCCCTCTTTCTACGCATTGTTCAAGCGCTTGGTGAGTGGTCTCCCTACTTCACTCAAAGGGTAGATGCCCTCGGCCGTCCAAGTCTATCGCCTTTACAGAAATGCATAGCAGCCATGCATATGTTGGTGTATGGTGTACCTGCTGACAAAACAGATGACCACATTCGATTAGGTGCTACTACGGCACTCATGTGTCTTGAAAATTTTGCCAAGGGGGTCATTGCCAAGTTTGGTGGAGAATATTTGTGTAGGCCAACTGTTGAAGACATTCAGCGTCTACTAGAAATTGGCGAAGCACGTGGTTTTCCAGGCATGCTAGGAAGCATAGACTGCATGCATTGGGAGTGGAAAAACTGTCCGGTTGGATGGAAGGGGCAGTTTACACGTGGTGACTATGGTGTCCCTACCATCATCCTTGAGGCTGTTGCATCCCATGATCTATGGATATGGCATGCCTTCTTTGGTGTTCCAGGAtccaacaatgacatcaatgtgctCAATCAATCACCATTGTTCACTCAAACATTGCAAGGGGATGCTCCTAGGGTAGACTACTATGTCAATGAGCAACAATACAAGAATGGATATTATCTTGTAGATGGAATATATCCGGAGTGGGCTGTTTTTGTAAAAACCATTCGGTTGCCTCAAACTGAGAAGGACAAGTTATTTGCAAAGAAGCAAGAAGGTGCGAGAAAGGATGTTGAACGTGCATTCGGAGTTCTACAACAACGCTTCAAAATTGTGGCAGAACCATCACGACTTTGGGATCAAGTAGATATCTGCAACATAATGAAAgcgtgtgtgatcatgcacaacatgatactCGAAGATGAGAAGGGCGTGGAGTTGCCTTTCGATTTGAATGAAGGTCTAGGTTCATCTACTGCTTTGCCACCTACAGCGATTAGTGGGGCTACTCCTTTGTTTGCTGACGTGGTCAGAAGAGACGTTGAGATCCGTGACCGAGCCATGCACAATCAGCTCAAACAagacttggttgagcatatttggAAGAAATTGAGCGAAGATACAAACaattag